A part of Nitrospirota bacterium genomic DNA contains:
- a CDS encoding ABC transporter ATP-binding protein, with protein sequence MIIIENVSKVFNKKWAVKDLNLRTEKGEIFGLLGPNGAGKTTTIKMMTGLLKPTEGRILINGFDIVKEHLQVKSILGYVPDKAFLYEKLKGREFLTFVASIHRIEKFSATQKIDKLLEIFGIKDVGDEIIESYSQGMRQRLLFSSALIHNPKVLLIDEPFVGLDPFGVIMIKEVIHKLRSEGVSIFLATHSLHIAEDLCDRVGLISNGSLISIINKENFKTKGDLQKLFLEMTEKR encoded by the coding sequence ATGATAATCATTGAAAATGTTAGCAAGGTATTTAATAAAAAATGGGCAGTAAAAGATCTTAATCTTCGGACTGAAAAAGGAGAAATTTTTGGACTGCTCGGACCAAATGGTGCAGGGAAAACGACTACAATTAAGATGATGACAGGGCTTTTGAAACCAACTGAAGGCAGGATATTGATTAATGGCTTTGATATTGTAAAAGAGCATCTTCAGGTCAAATCAATTCTTGGATATGTGCCTGATAAGGCATTTCTATATGAGAAGTTAAAAGGACGTGAATTTCTTACATTTGTTGCATCCATTCACAGAATAGAAAAATTCTCAGCAACTCAGAAGATTGATAAACTTCTCGAGATATTCGGCATAAAGGATGTTGGAGATGAGATAATAGAAAGCTATTCGCAGGGTATGCGGCAGAGATTGCTCTTCTCATCTGCCCTGATACACAATCCAAAGGTGCTACTGATTGATGAACCTTTTGTTGGTCTTGATCCATTCGGCGTTATTATGATTAAGGAAGTTATACATAAATTGCGTTCAGAAGGTGTATCAATTTTTCTTGCAACTCATAGCCTTCATATTGCTGAAGACTTATGTGATAGAGTAGGACTTATTAGCAATGGCTCTTTAATCAGCATAATAAATAAGGAAAATTTTAAAACTAAAGGTGACCTGCAAAAATTATTTTTGGAAATGACTGAAAAAAGGTAA
- a CDS encoding nitroreductase family protein encodes MDIPYSRWYDAIAVRRSRRLFDSKPIPPDLLLRINAICEEFRPFEGVRAVLINQSADKVFKGAIGHYGKIKGATAIVAFIGDRSDYHMPEKVGYTGEGIILEATSLRIGTCWVGGFFRPEVAASLAEIKDNEKVFAVTPVGFAAEKVSLEEKIMTGFGMTHQRKPLSELVKGLEESKWPFWMKKALESAKIAPSAVNRQPWRFFVDSNSITISVDNMKDTYNIPKRLDCGIAMLHIEVASFQCGVKGEWEFLQPPQVARFKTSNQ; translated from the coding sequence ATGGATATCCCATATTCAAGGTGGTATGATGCTATAGCAGTCAGGAGATCACGGCGGCTTTTTGATTCAAAGCCTATCCCCCCAGATTTACTCTTAAGAATTAATGCCATTTGTGAGGAATTCAGACCTTTCGAAGGAGTAAGGGCTGTTTTAATAAACCAATCTGCAGATAAGGTTTTTAAGGGAGCTATCGGTCATTATGGCAAAATAAAAGGTGCAACTGCCATAGTGGCCTTTATTGGAGATAGATCGGATTATCATATGCCGGAAAAAGTAGGATATACAGGTGAGGGCATTATACTTGAGGCTACTTCATTAAGAATCGGCACGTGTTGGGTAGGTGGATTCTTTAGACCTGAGGTAGCGGCCTCTCTTGCTGAAATCAAAGATAATGAAAAGGTTTTTGCTGTAACACCGGTTGGTTTTGCAGCAGAAAAAGTTTCTCTTGAAGAGAAAATAATGACAGGATTCGGAATGACTCACCAGAGGAAACCACTGAGTGAATTAGTAAAAGGACTGGAAGAATCTAAATGGCCTTTTTGGATGAAGAAAGCCCTTGAATCAGCAAAAATTGCTCCTTCAGCAGTTAACCGCCAACCCTGGAGATTCTTTGTTGATAGTAACAGCATTACAATTTCTGTTGATAATATGAAAGATACATATAATATTCCGAAACGTCTTGATTGTGGTATTGCTATGCTTCACATTGAAGTTGCATCCTTCCAATGTGGAGTGAAAGGTGAGTGGGAATTTTTACAGCCTCCACAGGTTGCAAGATTTAAGACCTCAAATCAATAA
- a CDS encoding response regulator translates to MRNKILLVEDSKVIQQMYKNKLILDQFIVITADNGMEAIKKLAEDKPDIILLDLMMPIMDGYKVLQIIKTDPKLSNIPVLVFSAKGQPEEVEKALNLGASGYVVKATTKPNEVIEQIKKILSHKPKAQDVIQYILDIKQDAYDAKKLALDYKLNDFICQKCHSSMLLKLIPDFSHEEEWFTGRFFCPKCQSL, encoded by the coding sequence ATGAGAAACAAAATATTGCTTGTAGAGGACTCAAAAGTCATACAACAGATGTATAAAAATAAACTGATACTGGATCAGTTTATTGTGATCACAGCTGATAATGGAATGGAAGCAATAAAAAAGCTTGCTGAGGATAAGCCCGATATAATTTTACTTGATTTAATGATGCCCATCATGGATGGCTATAAAGTTCTCCAGATTATCAAAACTGATCCAAAACTATCCAACATTCCTGTACTTGTTTTTTCAGCAAAGGGACAGCCTGAAGAGGTTGAGAAAGCTCTAAATCTTGGAGCATCAGGCTACGTTGTTAAAGCTACTACAAAGCCAAATGAAGTAATTGAACAGATAAAAAAGATACTGAGCCATAAACCTAAAGCTCAAGATGTTATTCAATATATTTTAGATATTAAACAAGATGCTTATGACGCTAAGAAACTTGCATTAGACTACAAACTTAACGACTTTATCTGCCAGAAATGCCATTCATCAATGCTTCTTAAATTAATACCTGATTTTTCACACGAAGAAGAGTGGTTTACCGGAAGGTTTTTCTGCCCAAAGTGCCAGAGTTTATGA
- a CDS encoding response regulator: MPNILVVEDSPTMRQLISFAIKRIPDSRIIEASDGVDALKKLSTEKIDIILADINMPIMDGLKLVNLVRSNPSYKHIPIIMITTEGAEEDKNRALAMGANAYLTKPIQTQDLMKLVSSFITS, translated from the coding sequence ATGCCGAACATTCTTGTCGTTGAAGATTCACCAACAATGAGACAACTAATCTCTTTCGCTATAAAAAGAATTCCTGATTCCAGAATTATTGAAGCCTCTGATGGGGTTGATGCATTAAAGAAACTGTCAACCGAAAAGATTGATATTATTCTTGCTGATATTAACATGCCAATAATGGATGGACTAAAATTAGTAAACCTTGTTAGAAGCAATCCCTCTTATAAACATATACCGATAATCATGATCACAACTGAGGGCGCAGAGGAAGATAAAAACAGAGCTCTCGCTATGGGAGCAAATGCTTATCTTACAAAACCTATTCAAACGCAGGATCTAATGAAACTCGTAAGCAGTTTCATCACATCATAA
- a CDS encoding GAF domain-containing protein — translation MEKEPFYTKKADEFLQIFRRGEEFTKELIKENERLRFRIAQLEESLVNTGNEERIKIYEDRIKMLEQELNSLLERYRKTEEENKDFASKYVEVETENNNLANLYVASYQLHSTLDFNEVLRIVIEIIINLIGAEKFAIMLMDEKTNEMIPVAAEGISLAEIPKVKINEGIIGKVAKEGESYFSENIPNVKSIDLEKPIVCIPLKIKEHVIGVIVIYLLLIQKNSFSNIDYELFNLLAGHAATAIFSSKLYTQSERKLSTIQGFLDLLKEKPKK, via the coding sequence ATGGAAAAAGAACCTTTTTACACGAAAAAAGCAGATGAATTTCTCCAGATTTTCAGGAGAGGCGAAGAATTCACTAAAGAATTAATAAAAGAAAATGAGCGATTGAGATTCAGGATTGCACAGCTCGAAGAGTCTCTCGTGAATACAGGAAATGAGGAACGAATAAAGATATATGAAGATAGAATAAAGATGCTCGAACAGGAATTAAATTCTCTCCTTGAAAGATATAGAAAGACAGAGGAAGAGAATAAGGATTTTGCATCGAAATATGTAGAGGTAGAAACAGAAAATAACAATCTTGCAAATCTCTATGTCGCAAGTTATCAGCTACACTCAACTCTGGATTTCAATGAAGTTCTAAGGATTGTAATTGAAATCATTATAAATCTCATTGGTGCTGAAAAATTTGCAATCATGCTCATGGATGAAAAAACGAATGAGATGATTCCAGTTGCAGCAGAAGGTATATCACTCGCAGAAATTCCCAAGGTTAAGATCAATGAAGGCATCATAGGCAAAGTAGCAAAAGAAGGTGAGAGTTATTTTTCGGAAAACATACCGAATGTAAAATCTATAGACCTGGAAAAACCTATTGTCTGTATTCCACTCAAGATTAAAGAACATGTAATTGGTGTAATTGTAATATATTTACTTCTTATCCAAAAAAATTCTTTTTCGAATATTGATTATGAACTTTTCAACTTGCTTGCCGGTCATGCAGCTACTGCTATTTTTTCCTCAAAATTATATACTCAGTCTGAAAGAAAGCTTTCTACAATTCAGGGTTTTCTCGACCTGCTGAAGGAAAAACCCAAAAAATAG
- a CDS encoding chemotaxis response regulator protein-glutamate methylesterase — protein sequence MSKTRVLIVDDSAYSRQIIRRTLESDKGIEVVGVSSDGIDAMAKTIKIKPDIITLDLEMPEMDGFSFLRWLMKKHPIPVIIVSSYSDSKTVFKALELGAADFIAKPSRIVSANLQNLQQDLLRKVKGIKNFRIDRLSKNLNLLEERTSGISPPEKLSCEIEAIGIGSSTGGPAALKIILSRLPEDFPAGIVISQHMPKGFTASFAERLNGISKLSVREAKDGEEITTGKVLICPGGFHMLFKKRGRRVVTSLKESKTTDKYVPSVDMMMSSLADIYGNKTMGIVLTGMGNDGKGGMLEIKKKGGYTIVESEDTAVVFGMPNEVIKSGAASRVLPLQEIPEELTKLVTKN from the coding sequence ATGTCTAAGACCCGAGTTCTCATTGTTGATGACTCTGCATATAGCAGGCAGATAATCAGGAGAACCCTTGAATCAGATAAAGGCATTGAAGTGGTAGGTGTTTCATCTGATGGTATAGATGCTATGGCAAAGACTATTAAAATCAAGCCCGACATTATAACACTCGACCTCGAAATGCCTGAAATGGATGGTTTTAGTTTTCTCAGATGGCTGATGAAAAAGCATCCTATTCCGGTAATCATTGTCAGTTCATACTCTGATTCAAAAACCGTTTTCAAGGCACTCGAACTCGGGGCTGCTGACTTCATAGCAAAACCATCAAGAATAGTATCCGCAAATTTACAGAATTTACAACAAGATTTGCTTAGAAAGGTAAAGGGAATAAAAAATTTTCGAATAGATAGATTGAGTAAAAATCTTAATCTTCTTGAAGAACGCACTTCAGGAATCTCGCCACCTGAAAAATTATCATGTGAAATAGAAGCAATTGGTATAGGGTCATCTACAGGTGGTCCAGCCGCTTTGAAAATAATACTTTCACGCCTCCCAGAAGATTTTCCAGCAGGAATTGTTATAAGTCAGCATATGCCAAAAGGTTTTACAGCCTCTTTTGCTGAGAGGCTGAATGGGATTTCTAAGCTATCAGTAAGGGAAGCTAAAGATGGGGAAGAAATAACAACAGGGAAGGTGCTAATCTGTCCTGGCGGATTCCATATGCTCTTCAAAAAAAGGGGGCGCAGAGTTGTTACATCTCTGAAGGAGTCAAAGACTACAGATAAATATGTCCCTTCTGTTGATATGATGATGTCTTCGCTTGCAGATATCTACGGGAATAAAACAATGGGTATAGTCCTGACAGGTATGGGAAATGACGGTAAAGGTGGTATGCTGGAAATTAAGAAGAAAGGAGGGTATACTATAGTAGAATCAGAAGATACTGCTGTTGTTTTTGGTATGCCCAATGAGGTTATTAAATCAGGCGCTGCAAGCAGGGTGTTACCTTTGCAGGAAATACCTGAAGAACTTACAAAATTGGTTACAAAAAATTAG